In the genome of Mauremys mutica isolate MM-2020 ecotype Southern chromosome 8, ASM2049712v1, whole genome shotgun sequence, one region contains:
- the LOC123375757 gene encoding C-X-C motif chemokine 6-like, whose amino-acid sequence MVYKLIVALAVVALTSSHELTRNGGRCSCLRTTDKIGFGPNQFKTIEILPASASCENVEIIVNLKSGRQICLDPNASQIRNIFQQLIKKKGKKNDKPRN is encoded by the exons ATGGTGTACAAGCTCATTGTCGCACTTGCAGTCGTTGCTCTAACTTCTTCACACG AATTAACGAGGAACGGTGGGAGATGCTCATGCCTTCGAACTACAGATAAGATTGGGTTTGGTCCTAACCAGTTTAAGACGATAGAAATTCTCCCTGCATCTGCCTCGTGTGAAAATGTGGAAATAAT agtAAACTTGAAAAGTGGCAGACAAATATGCTTGGATCCCAATGCAAGCCAGATAAGAAATATTTTCCAGCAGCTCATCAA gaagaaaggaaagaaaaacgaTAAACCCAGAAACTGA